In the Cheilinus undulatus linkage group 19, ASM1832078v1, whole genome shotgun sequence genome, one interval contains:
- the fam168b gene encoding myelin-associated neurite-outgrowth inhibitor has translation MNPVYSPAPTGVPFTNTKGLGYPAGFPVGYATAAPAYNPNVYAGANPAFPSGYAPGTPFKMSCSPNTGTVPPYSSSPSPYPAAVYPVRSTYPQQSPYAQALIPSQQQGTYYTQPLYAAPPHVIHHTTVVQPNGMPAAMYAPPIAPPRPNGVAMGMVAGTTMAMSAGTLLTTPSPAPVAPHQVTMPTYRPPGTPSYSYVPPQW, from the exons ATGAATCCAGTGTACAGCCCCGCACCTACAGGGGTCCCCTTCACCAACACTAAAGGTCTAGGATACCCTG CTGGATTTCCTGTTGGTTATGCTACAGCAGCTCCTGCTTACAATCCTAACGTCTACGCCGGAGCAAACCCCGCCTTCCCAAGTG GTTATGCTCCAGGTACTCCTTTCAAAATGTCCTGCTCCCCCAACACAGGGACTGTCCCCCCTTACTCTTCCTCCCCAAGCCCTTACCCTGCTGCTGTGTACCCTGTGAGGAGCACCTACCCCCAACAGAGCCCTTATGCACAG GCACTAATACCATCTCAACAGCAGGGCACTTACTACACACAGCCTCTGTACGCTGCTCCGCCTCACGTCATCCACCACACAACGGTGGTCCAGCCCAATGGGATGCCTGCAGCCATGTATGCCCCGCCCATTGCACCGCCTCGACCCAATGGTGTTGCCATGGGGATGGTAGCTGGCACCACCATGGCCATGTCAGCTG GAACTTTGTTGACGACTCCCTCGCCAGCACCTGTTGCCCCCCACCAAGTCACGATGCCCACATACCGGCCTCCAGGAACCCCCAGCTACAGCTACGTGCCCCCCCAGTGgtga
- the fbxo45 gene encoding F-box/SPRY domain-containing protein 1: MSAAAVGGGGSSCLGAAAAASCSSAGSPYAAAAGGGAGVAGRLPARVLEHIFSYLEMSDLMRCSLVCWHWYNILADENSEVWRSLSARTLSDEALRSDILCNLPTYKGKLKAFQHALSSHDCSRNVYVKKNGFTLHRNPIAQSTDGARGKIGFSEGRHAWEIWWEGPLGTVAVIGIATKRAAMQCQGYVALLGSDDQSWGWNLVDNNLLHNGEVNGNFPQCNNAPKYQIGERIRVILDMDDKTLAFERGFEFLGVAFRGLPKACLYPAVSAVYGNTEVTMVYLGKPLDG, from the exons ATGTCTGCAGCGGCCGTCGGAGGGGGAGGCTCCTCCTGTCTGGGCGCAGCAGCGGCAGCCAGTTGCAGCTCCGCCGGTTCTCCGTACGCTGCTGCAGCCGGAGGAGGCGCTGGGGTGGCCGGGAGACTGCCAGCTCGGGTCCTAGAACATATCTTCTCCTACCTGGAGATGTCCGACCTGATGCGGTGCTCGCTGGTCTGCTGGCACTGGTACAACATCCTGGCAGATGAAAACAGTGAGGTGTGGCGCAGCCTGTCAGCCCGGACTCTCAGCGATGAAGCTCTGCGGAGTGACATCCTGTGCAACCTGCCCACCTACAAGGGAAAG CTGAAGGCCTTCCAGCACGCTCTGAGCTCCCATGACTGCTCCCGTAATGTTTATGTGAAGAAGAATGGCTTTACCCTCCATCGTAACCCCATTGCCCAGAGCACGGATGGAGCGCGAGGAAAGATCGGCTTCTCGGAGGGGAGGCACGCCTGGGAGATCTGGTGGGAAGGTCCTCTGGGTACTGTGGCAGTGATTGGCATCGCCACAAAGCGAGCAGCCATGCAGTGTCAGGGCTATGTGGCTCTGCTGGGCAGCGATGACCAGAGTTGGGGCTGGAACCTGGTGGACAACAACCTGCTACATAACGGGGAGGTCAACGGGAACTTCCCACAGTGCAACAACGCACCTAAATATCAG ATCGGGGAGAGAATACGAGTGATTCTGGATATGGACGACAAGACATTAGCCTTTGAGAGGGGGTTTGAGTTTCTTGGAGTAGCGTTTCGTGGTCTGCCCAAAGCCTGCCTGTACCCTGCTGTCTCTGCGGTCTACGGAAACACTGAAGTCACCATGGTGTACCTAGGGAAACCTCTGGACGGATAG